ATGTATTTTGGAGAATGAcattatttacgaaaatgccattctCCAAAATTACAAATACaccctttaatttttttttttattaatttcatatatttaaatgtttatttcaatACTTTTACtaaattttaatgattttttggtattatttaatttatttcaagttttctcattttttattatttatttatttattgtaattgaattattttgatgaaaaaaacaaatgaaaataataattaaataagatTGTGAAATGATACATTACATGTTTTTTTTCAACACAAATCGAATTAGTTAACTTGAGATAAATCAAACATGTATACacattaaaacataaaaaacaGTTCACATTAAAACATATAAAATAGACGATCATAAAACAAACCAACAACTTAAAACAAACACTCACAAGCAATAAACATTGACATATTTTTATTCCACTGCAATGATGACTAAACACTAGTACTCTCCTAGATCGGACCCGTATGGAGAAGTTCCGCCGAAGAACTGGCCCAACAGATTAGAAGATCCTTCGGCTCCATAATTTGTTTAATATCATATTACATAAttactatttttatattaaataatttggaataaaaaatataaaaaataaagaatttataaaatttagagaatatggGTTGGAGAAGATTTTTTAAATAGAGAATGCAATACTCCATTAGTATAGAGAATGAAAAAATGGAGAATAGGGTTGGAGATGCCCTAATAGTGATTTAAGCTTAAACACGTTTATTCCGGAAAAAAAACGACATATTGCTCTCAGTTCGGTTTcaaatttataatttctttcCAAGTTTGTAATGGTCTTTCAGCTGGAAACTGTTTCAGTGAGGTGATCTTAAATGAGCTTTGAGAAAAGGATTACAAAGTTGAAACTGTAGGTTAGGTACTTTTAGCTAGGTTCTTTTTGCGGCTTTGTAGCAGACACCTGGCAAGGTGCTAGTATAATTCAAAACATGTACTGCAGTAAATGTTCTAGATTCAATATGGTGAACGGCCTCGTGGTTAAAGCCCCTACTTTTGAATGGAAGTTCTTGAAACCGAAAAAGATACATTCATAGAATAGTTTGGAATTTCAGTCCTTCAAATGGCAACAAGGGCCGCCAATATTTAATACTTCCTTGACATATTGCTGGTCTAGAAACCATTTTTAATTTATCGTTTGGTTTTTGATTGCAATGCTTATTCGAACAGGAAAAAAGAGTTGGACattatgattttgatgaaaGAGAAGGAAGGACTCGTCGAAGGTGAAGATAGAATGGATATCAACTTGTCAATTGATAGTTTTTCTAAATTTGTGAAAGATAATCGGATTGGGGTTGAGTTCCAAGAATCAATGTCATTGAATGCTACAAATGCCATAATGTCAAAACTAAGATTTCAGCTGGAGCCATTCAGGGTTGCCACAGACAAGAACAGTCCATGGGAAGAAAAATCTTCTGTTGAAAGGTTTGCCAATAACATAATGAAGTACAAGAGAAATAAACTTTGGCGGAAACGGAAGAGAAGGAAAATTGCCGAGCACATAGCCAAGGTAGCATAATGTAATAGACTTTCTTATGTCATTTTTTAGTCTTTATTTTTTCAGTATGTAATTTAGCTCATGATTTGTCTTTAAAACTTTCATGGTCTCAGGAGAGAGAGAAATTCGATCAAATAGATAAAAAAGCTGATGAATGGAGGGCCAGGGAGATTGCCAAAGATATAGCACAGCGCAAGGTACTGACTTGCATAATATTTACTtcttaattatgttatttatagTGTGTTTGAATTTTCACTGCCCCTTATTGTCCCTTTGACTAAGTAAAGAAGTCATATTATTTTGCAGGTAGAAAAGATGAAGGAAATAGCCAAGCTTAAGGCGAAAGAGGAGAAAAAGAGGCTGGAGTCTGAGGTGAGGGTGCTTAGGATACATTTTACTTTGTTTTAGTAGGTTATTGTAATCTGAATCATTTAAAAACATCGATTGCCTCTCGACAGATATGTTCCTTGTGTGACAGATGTCTTTCTAACTTTATGCTCTTTCTTAAACTGTCTTGTCCATCTCCATGATAAATGTAAAAAGTGATATTTTCATATTCGGAAGTTAAATATTATCACCGACCTTTTTCTTGTGGAAATATAGGGGATTGCtcacttttaaattattttgccATTAGTTTGAATTGTGTTCATCACCCTTCATACATGTTATAGTTTCTCATCTGACGCATGGATAGAAACATAACAAACAGGCAGAAAGTTCTAACCTATTATTCATTCTCGCTATAGTTCATTTTAAGAGAACCATAACTTGCATACTGCTTTAATGATTTGGAGTCACAACATGAGCATGTTGCCTTATGTTTATTGTTTACTTTTGGCTGTCCTCGTCATGATCCATCCATCAAACACGTCAAAGGTCCCATATACTTCGAAACAACTAGGTGGTTGTTACCACTTGCAAATTCATCCTGTTTACATCCTTTTTGCTATGCTAAATGTCCTGATAATTGAGTCACATACCTTTATTTGCTGTCATTGCTTTGAGGATGCTCGTTTGCTCCATACTGGTAGACTGTTGTTTATGCTGCTCTGACTGAATATTTTATTCCTGCTTTTTGCCTATTTCCCTTAAGCTCGTCAACCAAATTAATTTACCCTACTATAATCTAATTTCAGCTTGAGATGGTGTTGATTGTTGAAAAGCTACAGGAACTACGTTCTATCAGGATACAGAAATTGAAAAAACAAGGTAAATTACATCAACAATCTGGTTCCTAGATAAAGCCTATAGTAGCTCTGCAATACCGAGTACTTACAGACTTCTTGTTGACTAAAATGCTCTGTTTTACTAGTTTGAGCTGAGTCATGTCGAGATCTTAGCATCACAGAGGAGAGAGCCTATTTGATCAAATGATATTATCATACAGGTCATTTTCTTCCTGAAGAGGATGATAAGTTTCTTGAACGAGTGAGAGCTGAGGTTGAGGAAGAGGAGCGTCAAGCAATAGCTGCAGCTGACACAGATGCTGCTAAAGATGCCATAGCTACTGCTGAGGAATCAAGAAGACATATCCAGAGTCATGCACCAGATTCAGAAGAACATGAACGCAGTCATACTGGAGGTAGGGAAAATCAAGACCAGAACAATGAGAGCACAAACAACTTAGTTCCAATGTCGGTTGCTAAGAAAGAATCAAGCCATGGATCCAAAGAACCTGGTTCTGGCAGTGCCTATGATTCGGTTGCTAATTTGCCATTGGAATTTTACCATTACTATCATGGCAGCAATACTGATATGGGCACACTTATCGAGGTGATCTCCATTGTCCTTTTGAGTTCCTTTACTTTTTCTTGTACCTTTCCCCTCACATGGCTGGAGATTTGATGTAGCTGCAATGTCCTCTTTTACTTTAGGGCTTTCTTCCCTTTTCCTTTGTCGTGCAGAAGCTATATGTTTCTTGACAGGATACAAGTGAGTACTGAAGTACATGTATAACCGTGAGATTATTCGTCTGTTGGAGGCTTTTCACTTGAAATGATTACATATTTTCTTTATTGCTTCACAATAGCAAGTCAAAATATTACcttattcatgatttatgacagGCTGACATCTCCATGTATCGGCTGATCCCTGTAATTTTATGATTCTATGCAGGTAAGAAGAACATGGGATGCATATATAAGGCCTGGAGGAAGGTATTCACCCCTTAACCATGTTTGACTTTCTTTTTGAATTCTCGTTTATGTGCGTCGTGATGGGATAAGAATGGGAAACACTGGATCTAACCAAAAGCATCAATATTCACGAGATTAAAGAGCTCCACATTTCATTATCCTTTACACCGCTGAGT
This region of Primulina eburnea isolate SZY01 chromosome 14, ASM2296580v1, whole genome shotgun sequence genomic DNA includes:
- the LOC140812639 gene encoding U11/U12 small nuclear ribonucleoprotein 59 kDa protein isoform X1, coding for MNPMNPMGQVPFFNMGPPPWAPPVPMPPPLPPALPPFPPPSASFWTHANVRSRLKEVHDSLNLAKALKKELDIMILMKEKEGLVEGEDRMDINLSIDSFSKFVKDNRIGVEFQESMSLNATNAIMSKLRFQLEPFRVATDKNSPWEEKSSVERFANNIMKYKRNKLWRKRKRRKIAEHIAKEREKFDQIDKKADEWRAREIAKDIAQRKVEKMKEIAKLKAKEEKKRLESELEMVLIVEKLQELRSIRIQKLKKQGHFLPEEDDKFLERVRAEVEEEERQAIAAADTDAAKDAIATAEESRRHIQSHAPDSEEHERSHTGGRENQDQNNESTNNLVPMSVAKKESSHGSKEPGSGSAYDSVANLPLEFYHYYHGSNTDMGTLIEVRRTWDAYIRPGGSRIPGHWVQPPPPADEIWASYLMKRPDS
- the LOC140812639 gene encoding U11/U12 small nuclear ribonucleoprotein 59 kDa protein isoform X2, yielding MNPMNPMGQVPFFNMGPPPWAPPVPMPPPLPPALPPFPPPSASFWTHANVRSRLKEVHDSLNLAKALKKELDIMILMKEKEGLVEGEDRMDINLSIDSFSKFVKDNRIGVEFQESMSLNATNAIMSKLRFQLEPFRVATDKNSPWEEKSSVERFANNIMKYKRNKLWRKRKRRKIAEHIAKEREKFDQIDKKADEWRAREIAKDIAQRKVEKMKEIAKLKAKEEKKRLESELEMVLIVEKLQELRSIRIQKLKKQGHFLPEEDDKFLERVRAEVEEEERQAIAAADTDAAKDAIATAEESRRHIQSHAPDSEEHERSHTGGRENQDQNNESTNNLVPMSVAKKESSHGSKEPGSGSAYDSVANLPLEFYHYYHGSNTDMGTLIEGFLPFSFVVQKLYVS